The Phragmites australis chromosome 13, lpPhrAust1.1, whole genome shotgun sequence DNA window TATCCTCTTATTTGCAGGTCACGGTGGCATGTATCAGGATGAACAGGCCGGGGATTGCAGCAAGAGCCGTGGAGGTGGCCGATAGGCGGATTGCCACAGACAAGTGGCGCGAATACTACGACACGAAGCGACCACGGTTTATCGGGAAACAGTCTCACCTCTTCCAGACATGGACTATTGCCGGATTCCTCGTGGCCAAGCTTCTGCTAGAGAAACCTGACAAAGTTAGGATACTCTGTAACAACGAGGGTGAGGAAATAGACCATGGCAGCATGGCTGATGCCTCCAGTCCAAAGAGGAAGCGTGGCAGAAAGTTACTGAGGACTTATATTGTGCAAGTTCAGCAGCTTCGACCCTGGAGATCATGACACAGGAAAGAGGCTTTCTTGTATGGATCACTGGGTAaaattttgtataaaaaatGCCTACGAGATACTGTCATAAAGTGGAATAATCTCGAGTTTTACACTTTTACTGGAGTAACGAAATCATCACGATGCAGCACAGTTAGTCAGCAACAGGAGAACGGTGCCATCAATGACTTGTCTAATGCACAAATGTTCCATCAATAACACAGCCGTACTTGTACAGTCGGTGACAGAAAATGCACATAACTGCCGAATCCGTGCTCCTAACTTTTATGTTATTAACATGGAATAAAGTTACAGACCTTACACTGAGTTATTACTTCCCACTTCCCAGCATTAACTAACAAGTCACAGCTCAATCCAGAAGCCAACAAGGAACAAACTGATGCATACGGCAACGCATTCTACCAGTTGCATCTTGAACGTGCCCAGGATTTTCCCAAACCGTGCTCTTCTGATATTTGATGGTATTAACAAGGAATAAAGTTACAGGCTTAACAGCCCACCTTAGTTTACTTCCCAACATCGGCAAATGTCAAACGGACATATCATTTTCAACAGAAAACTGCAGGGAAGTGGGACTACATCTAGCTAGCTTACCATGCTATGGATATATTCTTGGGACTACAACAGTAATACAACTACTGCTACCACTAAAAGAGCTCGAACTCAATGTCGTCTCCATTCAGCCGGAACTCCAGACATTTACCTTCCTTTTTCTTGCGTGCCGCCGTCGTGAGAGTTGCAGCATCAAAGCTTTTTGGAGCCTCTGGCGGCGCGGTCCACCGGATCAAGGCCCAGTTGAGGCCTTCGAAGAAGGGATGCTGCTTGATCTCAGCAGCTCCTCTTGACGAGCCAAGCCGATACTCTGGCTCCTTTACAAGCAACCCTCTGATCAAATCTCGTGCATGGAAGCTGACAGCTGGGTTATCAGGGAACTTCAGTCCCTGTGAGATCACATTTGAGAGTGTTTCCTCGTTGCCAGGTCCCCTGAATGGTGTCTTCCCATAGAGCAATTCATAAAGGAAGATGCCAAGAGTCCACCAATCAACCGAGCTACCATGGCCATCTCCTCTAATGATCTCTGGGGCAAGGTATTCATGAGTCCCAacaaatgaatttgatcttgcaTCCGTGGGCTCAACAACAAGCTCTGGAAGTGATGGCTTCTTAAGGGGCTCAGCTCTAGGCCTCCGTGTCCTTGATGTAGTAGAAGAAACCAGCCGGGGCGTGAAGCAAGAAGAATTGCTCCATGATGGCTGGATACACAATGGATCAATGCAGCTTTGTGCACAGGGGCCAGAAGGCCTACTTGGCTCATCCCTGCCTACCGATGATGATCTCACAAGCATTGGACTCACCGAGCACCTCAGGGACAGATCAAAGTCAGAAAGCATGATGTGCCCATCTTCACGAACAAGTATGTTCTCTGGCTTTAGATCACGATATATGACCCCCAACATATGGAGGTACTCCAATGCTAAGAGGACTTCAGCAACATAGAACCTATAAAAGCGTAAATTCTCTTGAGTCACAAACTCATAATAGCTTGGTAGTAAAATTTAACCTATAAAAGATGTAAATTCTCTTGAGTTACAATAGCTCAGAATACTACTGTTAGATAAAAACCATCTATCAGGTAGCAAGTGCAGTGAGATCACGTAAGCACCAGCTTTAGGTCCATGTAAAGCAGCTCAATCATGGAAATTCCATTGAAATAGTACATGAAGACAACAATAGATAACATGACTACGGGTCCATACCTCGCAGCTGCTTCCGAAAAGGTTCTGGTAGGTTGTTTCTGCCTCAGAACATGCAGGTCACCGCCTGGACAAAACTCCATTACTAGGCATGATAGATTGTCTGCCGTGAAATGAGAATACAGGGTTGGAAGGAATGGGTGGTCAAGCATTTGCAGTATCTCCCTCTCAGTTTGTGCTCTGAGCATCTTCTTTCTACTTATCAGGTACTCAATGTCCATAACCTTCAATGCAAACATGCAGTCTGAACCCACCAAGTCGGCCAGATAAACAGTGCCAATATCCCCACAACCAAGTTGTTTGAGAAGCTTGAAGTTCTTCAATCCCAAGTTCCCTTGTTGGATAGCCATGCGCCTAATGGCTCCCCATCTCACATCTTTTGACATGTGAGGCCTGCTGCCATTAGCACTGAAACTGCCATAACTATCTTCACTGATGCTCGTGCTGGTGCTATAATCACCAATGCTGCTCTTCGAGCTTTGGGAGCTTTCACCCTTTTCCTTTGATCTTGACAACTCACCACACTTCGAACCATGGGTCACACCAACACCACATCCTTTGGTGCCAAAATCAGCTCCTTCAACACAGGTAGAGCTGAGAGCACCCTTCTTGTTAGTTGGTACTGGAGTTCTGGGTTCATCCTGAAGGACCTCCTGCTTTTTATCGGTGTGAGAATTAGAACTTTTTGCCTCACAATTCTTATGGGGTGCTGCCGCTACAGATGGTTCAGGTTTAACCTTCTTTTTGGTTGAGGTTTTATTCCGAAACATTGGTCTCACCAGGCGTGAACCGCCTACTGGAACTGCCCGGGGACTGGTAGATGTTTTCGCAGATTTTCCCTTTCTCTGTTTCGCCAGTGTTGTACCCACAGAAGGATCTTCAACTGCCTCTGATGACTTGTTGCTGATCCCACCTTGGATTCTGGTTTTATGGATCTTGGCTGTGGTTGGAGA harbors:
- the LOC133887985 gene encoding serine/threonine-protein kinase D6PK-like is translated as MKVQVHEQEGSKGMGSSGCSEIVELMDEPKDARPDGVTHLRVRVKQVGQEHGARSCSVEDDLDRLIRSINVRTSARASGQTSTDRRLIALGKSPVSSSEIVESVSLKQALRKMCISQASEMAAMKRLPKPTVLSNPKDSGAIKKLYASVVVQTNEEQDDKNKVVKVPVLPEKAAASSLDKSVETNKGRSKSSVKNHVRSASPTTAKIHKTRIQGGISNKSSEAVEDPSVGTTLAKQRKGKSAKTSTSPRAVPVGGSRLVRPMFRNKTSTKKKVKPEPSVAAAPHKNCEAKSSNSHTDKKQEVLQDEPRTPVPTNKKGALSSTCVEGADFGTKGCGVGVTHGSKCGELSRSKEKGESSQSSKSSIGDYSTSTSISEDSYGSFSANGSRPHMSKDVRWGAIRRMAIQQGNLGLKNFKLLKQLGCGDIGTVYLADLVGSDCMFALKVMDIEYLISRKKMLRAQTEREILQMLDHPFLPTLYSHFTADNLSCLVMEFCPGGDLHVLRQKQPTRTFSEAAARFYVAEVLLALEYLHMLGVIYRDLKPENILVREDGHIMLSDFDLSLRCSVSPMLVRSSSVGRDEPSRPSGPCAQSCIDPLCIQPSWSNSSCFTPRLVSSTTSRTRRPRAEPLKKPSLPELVVEPTDARSNSFVGTHEYLAPEIIRGDGHGSSVDWWTLGIFLYELLYGKTPFRGPGNEETLSNVISQGLKFPDNPAVSFHARDLIRGLLVKEPEYRLGSSRGAAEIKQHPFFEGLNWALIRWTAPPEAPKSFDAATLTTAARKKKEGKCLEFRLNGDDIEFELF